A single Nostoc sp. PCC 7107 DNA region contains:
- the ilvC gene encoding ketol-acid reductoisomerase, translated as MARMYYDEDANLDLLAGKTIAIIGYGSQGHAHALNLKDSGLNVIVGLYPGSKSAQKAEAAGLTVKSVADAAKAADFIMILLPDEVQKTVYKNEIEPNLEAGNVVAFAHGFNIHFGQVVPPAEVDVVMVAPKGPGHLVRRTYEQGQGVPALFAVYQNASGQARDRAMAYARGIGGTRAGILETTFREETETDLFGEQAVLCGGLSALIKAGFETLVEAGYQPELAYFECLHEVKLIVDLVVEGGLATMRDSISNTAEYGDYTRGPRVVNEQTKAEMRKILREIQSGQFAREFVLENQSGKPGFTAMRRQEAEHPIEVVGKDLRAMFSWLKKV; from the coding sequence ATGGCCCGGATGTACTATGACGAAGATGCCAATTTAGACCTTTTGGCTGGAAAAACTATTGCTATTATCGGTTATGGTTCCCAAGGTCATGCTCATGCCCTGAATTTAAAAGATAGCGGTTTGAATGTGATTGTCGGGCTATATCCAGGAAGCAAGTCAGCACAAAAAGCCGAAGCCGCTGGCTTAACCGTGAAAAGTGTTGCAGATGCAGCTAAAGCGGCTGACTTCATCATGATTTTGTTACCCGATGAAGTACAAAAAACAGTTTACAAAAACGAAATTGAACCTAATTTAGAAGCTGGAAATGTGGTAGCTTTTGCCCACGGCTTTAATATTCATTTTGGGCAAGTTGTCCCACCTGCTGAGGTTGATGTGGTGATGGTAGCACCCAAAGGCCCTGGTCATTTGGTGCGACGGACTTATGAACAAGGACAAGGCGTACCTGCGTTGTTTGCTGTTTATCAAAATGCTAGTGGTCAGGCACGCGATCGCGCAATGGCTTACGCTAGAGGTATTGGTGGCACACGCGCGGGGATTCTCGAAACCACTTTCCGCGAAGAAACTGAAACCGATTTGTTTGGGGAACAAGCAGTATTATGTGGCGGTTTGAGCGCCTTAATCAAAGCTGGTTTTGAAACTTTAGTCGAAGCTGGTTATCAGCCAGAATTAGCTTATTTTGAATGTCTGCACGAAGTTAAATTAATTGTTGACTTGGTTGTAGAAGGTGGTTTAGCCACAATGCGCGATAGCATTTCCAACACAGCAGAATATGGCGACTATACCCGTGGCCCTAGAGTTGTCAACGAACAAACTAAAGCGGAAATGCGGAAAATTCTCCGCGAAATTCAATCAGGACAATTTGCCCGTGAATTCGTTTTAGAAAACCAATCTGGTAAACCAGGATTTACCGCAATGCGTCGTCAAGAAGCTGAACACCCCATTGAAGTAGTTGGTAAAGACCTACGAGCGATGTTTAGCTGGTTGAAAAAAGTTTAA
- a CDS encoding DUF4349 domain-containing protein gives MNFSLPLPRKSALFVNALLGGVILSSCASAPQNFSSRSLPPSSTESQLANQAAPASDIVGNVAQKAEAAPLTRARPQLIKKAAIKIVVNSVDKSIDAVSQIIAKQQGDLIGLNERQPTKENSRHTASIQLRVPQNSLEATLEELAKLGTIESRNITAEDVGDRLVDFQARLTNLRKTEANLQKIMDRAGSVRDVLSVAQELSQVRQSIEQIDAQLKSLQNQVAYSTITLNLEAAVSSTSPQRAVGSQIQETWNNSTQSLGSFTVGLLKLGIWLMVYTPYLLILAAGVYGVIRWRRTHRPQETRN, from the coding sequence ATGAATTTTTCTCTGCCCTTACCCCGCAAATCTGCTTTATTCGTGAATGCTTTACTGGGAGGAGTTATTCTCAGCAGTTGTGCTTCTGCACCGCAAAATTTCTCTAGCAGATCATTACCGCCAAGTTCAACCGAAAGCCAATTAGCCAATCAAGCAGCACCAGCATCTGATATTGTTGGAAATGTTGCCCAAAAAGCAGAAGCTGCACCATTAACCCGTGCGCGTCCCCAATTAATCAAAAAAGCTGCAATAAAAATAGTTGTGAACTCTGTCGATAAAAGCATTGATGCAGTTTCACAAATTATTGCCAAACAACAAGGTGATTTAATTGGGTTAAACGAACGCCAACCAACTAAAGAAAATTCTCGTCATACTGCATCTATCCAACTGCGCGTGCCGCAGAACTCGTTGGAAGCTACATTAGAAGAACTAGCTAAATTAGGTACAATCGAAAGTCGTAATATTACAGCAGAAGATGTAGGCGATCGCTTGGTAGATTTCCAAGCTAGATTAACTAATCTGCGGAAAACTGAAGCTAATTTACAAAAAATTATGGACAGGGCTGGTTCTGTGCGTGATGTGTTAAGTGTTGCTCAAGAACTTAGTCAAGTCCGACAATCTATCGAGCAAATTGACGCGCAACTTAAAAGCTTACAAAATCAAGTTGCCTATTCCACTATTACCCTAAACCTAGAAGCAGCTGTATCCAGTACCAGTCCCCAACGCGCAGTAGGTTCACAAATTCAAGAAACTTGGAACAATTCGACCCAATCTCTAGGCAGCTTCACTGTTGGGCTATTAAAGTTGGGTATATGGTTAATGGTTTACACTCCTTATTTATTAATTTTAGCTGCGGGTGTTTACGGCGTTATTCGTTGGCGACGCACCCATAGACCCCAAGAAACTAGAAATTAA
- a CDS encoding SagB/ThcOx family dehydrogenase has protein sequence MPEIHQSIAQHYHERTKYDPETLASKNQRLDWAKQPVPFKEYKIGSAFDLKPYLQESLEPLAAQAEDAQWWQRLSRLLFRSYGLTARMPSMGSAVYLRSAPSAGGLYPAEVYIVSRGTPFLPAGLYNYQCRTHSLMLYWENDVWQALQDACFWHPALEGTQLAIVVTGVFYRSAWRYEDRAYRRIFLDTGHLLGNIELASAITDYRPHLIGGFIDDAVNDLLYIDPEQEGAIAVLAMADLLDIKQNLSTGCPALPSATETNYPYVPDGELLKYFHLHTQIQPGVTGKLNLPAVKQEKSLEDKYNFPFCLKIPTDTTPIDWGENLFNLELTIHKRRSTRAYSGDDLSFDELKALLDFTYQPQNYIEQHLDRTPDYFDLNLIETFIAVSGVKGLESGCYYYAPKAQELRQIRFKNFRRELHFLCLGQDLGRDAAAVVFHTADLKAAIAQYGDRVYRYLHMDAGHLGQRLNLAAVNLNLGVSGIGGFFDDQVNEVLGIPIDEAVIYITTLGRPR, from the coding sequence ATGCCAGAAATCCACCAATCTATTGCACAGCACTACCACGAACGTACTAAATATGACCCTGAAACCCTAGCCTCGAAAAACCAAAGGCTAGACTGGGCTAAACAGCCAGTACCTTTTAAGGAGTATAAAATTGGCTCGGCTTTTGATCTTAAACCTTACCTGCAAGAATCATTAGAACCCCTTGCTGCTCAAGCAGAAGATGCCCAATGGTGGCAAAGGCTATCTCGGTTACTGTTTCGCAGCTACGGATTAACGGCGAGAATGCCTTCTATGGGTAGTGCGGTGTATTTGCGTTCTGCGCCCAGTGCTGGCGGGTTGTATCCAGCAGAGGTGTATATAGTATCTCGCGGTACGCCGTTCCTACCAGCAGGACTTTATAACTATCAGTGTCGCACTCATTCACTGATGTTGTATTGGGAAAATGATGTGTGGCAAGCTTTGCAAGATGCTTGTTTTTGGCATCCTGCGTTAGAAGGTACCCAATTGGCAATTGTCGTGACTGGGGTTTTTTATCGTTCAGCTTGGCGCTATGAAGATCGGGCTTATCGGCGAATTTTTCTCGATACAGGGCATCTCTTGGGGAATATTGAGTTAGCGAGTGCTATTACTGATTATCGCCCACACTTAATTGGTGGTTTTATCGATGATGCGGTCAATGACTTGTTATATATTGACCCAGAACAAGAAGGTGCGATCGCAGTATTGGCTATGGCAGACTTATTAGATATCAAACAAAATTTGTCTACAGGATGTCCGGCTTTACCTTCAGCGACAGAAACCAACTATCCCTATGTCCCTGACGGCGAATTGCTGAAATATTTCCATCTTCACACCCAAATTCAGCCAGGTGTCACCGGCAAACTGAATTTACCCGCCGTCAAACAAGAAAAGTCTTTGGAAGATAAATATAATTTTCCCTTTTGTCTGAAAATTCCCACTGATACCACACCAATAGACTGGGGCGAAAATCTCTTCAACTTGGAATTAACCATCCATAAGCGTCGTTCTACCCGTGCTTACAGTGGTGATGATTTAAGCTTCGATGAACTCAAAGCTTTACTTGATTTTACTTACCAACCCCAAAATTACATTGAGCAACACCTTGACCGGACTCCCGATTACTTTGACCTCAACTTAATTGAAACATTTATTGCTGTAAGTGGTGTCAAGGGTTTGGAATCTGGCTGTTATTATTACGCACCCAAAGCTCAAGAATTACGCCAGATTCGGTTTAAAAACTTCCGGCGCGAGTTACACTTTCTGTGTTTGGGTCAAGATTTAGGCAGAGATGCCGCCGCAGTTGTTTTTCATACCGCAGATCTCAAAGCTGCCATTGCCCAATACGGCGATCGCGTTTATCGTTATTTACACATGGATGCTGGGCATTTGGGTCAACGCTTAAATTTAGCCGCAGTTAATCTTAATCTGGGTGTTAGCGGGATTGGTGGCTTCTTTGACGACCAAGTAAATGAAGTCTTAGGTATTCCTATTGATGAGGCTGTCATCTACATCACTACGTTGGGAAGACCAAGATAA